A part of Bacteroidia bacterium genomic DNA contains:
- a CDS encoding M43 family zinc metalloprotease, which yields MMNYRRLYRYISAGTRVLRLSVWLGWILIAVPAWSQTSGPTVAADDVHKAKYLTDTAYQRYTDEIEAWLFRQADLSSNKRGVLTLPVVVHIMHLPGDTIPDNSTSNITDDRVYGAIDLINQAFRNTGAFAGGPFHSNAGINAADVEIEFCLAKNDPNGNPTNGITRVATPLSNLKRDELCTGSTSTQDECLKALSFWDSHQYINIWIVNNICKDASNTECGIEGYSYLAAAHGQSFDGPVIAAPFFNPQRNNISAAVHQLGHYLNLMDTYFDPPGKTSCDNSNCLLDGDRICDTPPDAGPQTVNCTAGQTINSCTTDADDPGPNNPFSADVQDLYENYMDNGNWGCMNMFTPGQKIRMRNSLLGVRASLLTSMGCYVPYRNVSVKELISPTPISCGPPFYPKVRLVNTGNVEITSMKIHQSMDNSAGKTFYWSGKLSPADSVDVRLQPENMLPGTHHVLVHVTDVNNAGLDENEFDDQISRVFAYVTVTEVVNTFPYCRDFEDNTVPSDWIAGNFDQLLSFDLYSMSTCSARGNHMLRYNTNGMWHNGGVSAGPGGTQDAIVSPLIDLSGMSSATLSFDVAYKAMNPANELTLDVSVSSNCGQHFTQVYSKSHMDLQTAISPFSVNVVAWEPTGCNEWRRETISLDPWVGDQIYISFEAILESFFGQNLYLDNICIDAVPGCAAPASIPDFPGVFVADEKCTDQNGWTHFWKNAGTAPVSDQDFLLLSFKNLDSAGIDLQPDDVKIVVTEGYGEMGKDLSDAPYVNNPKGWYTMNRYYEISSPVQPNDTVTLRFYYTSKDFNDLNKAIAPEELASHKDMIFYTLSPGQNPDLFKGHETVTGPYYKEFRNTEKNEPGSWHDATFGRYFSAVVKIDTLGSGGMGTGGEALRTGATYPVKIHLTAEQIFEQVELTWTTPVEIQTETYEVYRAGDRGIFEKIGELAAGGVSLQPVSYSFTDETPEKGKNQYYLKLIHSHGLEVYSDTFTIAFDVSKLVRVYPNPFQEKLQIKFASTADAPVAFGIYNGNWQELAKYTWEQKDHFAHEVEIAGLSPGIYFYVIFYKGQTFRGKIVRTP from the coding sequence ATGATGAATTATAGACGTTTGTATAGGTATATCTCAGCGGGAACACGCGTCCTGAGACTGTCCGTATGGTTAGGATGGATTCTCATTGCGGTTCCGGCATGGTCTCAAACTTCCGGCCCGACTGTAGCTGCGGATGATGTTCATAAGGCAAAATACCTTACGGATACTGCATATCAGCGATATACGGATGAGATTGAAGCATGGCTTTTTCGCCAGGCCGACCTCTCCTCAAACAAACGAGGGGTACTCACTCTTCCCGTCGTAGTGCATATCATGCATCTTCCCGGCGATACAATCCCCGACAATAGTACATCCAATATCACCGATGACCGTGTTTATGGAGCCATAGACCTGATCAATCAGGCTTTTAGAAATACAGGTGCTTTCGCCGGCGGGCCGTTTCACTCCAATGCGGGAATCAATGCCGCTGACGTAGAAATTGAATTTTGTCTTGCCAAAAATGACCCCAACGGAAATCCAACCAACGGAATCACGCGTGTAGCTACGCCTCTTTCCAACCTGAAACGAGATGAACTTTGCACCGGAAGTACCAGCACACAAGATGAATGTCTGAAGGCGCTTTCATTCTGGGACTCTCATCAATACATCAATATCTGGATTGTCAATAATATCTGTAAAGATGCCTCTAATACTGAATGCGGTATTGAAGGTTATTCCTACCTCGCTGCTGCCCACGGACAGTCTTTCGATGGCCCTGTGATTGCCGCTCCTTTTTTCAACCCTCAAAGAAATAATATATCTGCAGCTGTACACCAATTGGGACACTATCTCAACCTGATGGATACCTATTTTGATCCTCCAGGTAAAACGTCCTGCGATAACTCCAATTGCCTGCTTGACGGAGACAGAATCTGCGACACCCCTCCGGACGCCGGTCCTCAGACAGTCAATTGCACCGCTGGCCAGACCATCAATTCCTGTACGACTGATGCCGACGATCCCGGACCCAATAATCCATTTTCTGCCGATGTCCAGGACTTGTATGAAAATTATATGGACAATGGCAACTGGGGCTGTATGAATATGTTTACCCCCGGGCAGAAAATCCGGATGAGAAACTCGCTGCTGGGTGTTCGTGCTTCTTTGCTTACCTCTATGGGTTGTTATGTTCCTTACAGAAATGTATCTGTAAAAGAACTTATTTCACCCACTCCCATCAGCTGCGGGCCTCCATTCTACCCAAAAGTTCGACTGGTCAATACAGGCAATGTGGAAATTACCTCCATGAAAATCCATCAATCTATGGATAACAGTGCCGGTAAAACTTTTTACTGGTCAGGAAAACTTTCCCCTGCCGACTCAGTGGATGTTCGCCTGCAACCTGAAAATATGCTGCCTGGCACCCACCATGTTCTGGTACACGTCACTGACGTAAACAATGCAGGTCTCGACGAAAATGAATTTGACGATCAGATCAGCCGCGTTTTCGCCTATGTCACAGTTACCGAAGTAGTTAATACATTTCCTTATTGCCGGGACTTTGAGGATAATACCGTACCTTCAGACTGGATTGCAGGCAACTTTGATCAGCTCCTGTCTTTTGATCTTTACTCCATGTCTACCTGCTCAGCCCGAGGAAATCATATGCTGCGATATAATACCAATGGCATGTGGCACAATGGCGGAGTCTCTGCCGGCCCTGGAGGCACCCAGGATGCAATCGTCAGCCCGCTGATTGATCTTTCCGGTATGAGTAGCGCGACACTTAGCTTTGATGTGGCATACAAAGCGATGAATCCGGCCAATGAACTTACCCTGGATGTGTCTGTTTCCAGTAACTGTGGTCAACACTTCACACAGGTTTACTCGAAGTCCCATATGGATCTTCAGACAGCGATTTCACCGTTTAGTGTAAATGTTGTTGCCTGGGAACCTACAGGTTGTAATGAATGGCGCAGGGAAACCATCAGTCTCGATCCGTGGGTAGGTGATCAGATTTATATTTCTTTTGAGGCAATTCTGGAATCTTTTTTCGGCCAGAATCTCTATCTGGATAATATTTGTATTGATGCTGTGCCCGGATGTGCAGCCCCCGCTTCTATCCCTGACTTCCCCGGCGTTTTTGTTGCAGATGAAAAATGTACTGACCAAAATGGTTGGACACACTTCTGGAAGAATGCAGGTACAGCCCCGGTCTCCGACCAGGATTTCTTACTGCTGTCTTTTAAAAACCTTGATAGCGCAGGAATTGATCTTCAACCTGACGATGTCAAAATTGTAGTTACCGAAGGGTACGGTGAAATGGGGAAAGATCTCTCAGATGCGCCATACGTCAACAACCCCAAAGGGTGGTACACCATGAACAGATATTATGAAATATCCTCTCCGGTACAACCCAATGACACCGTTACGCTCAGATTTTACTATACCAGCAAAGACTTCAACGACCTCAATAAAGCCATTGCACCAGAGGAGCTGGCGTCCCATAAGGATATGATTTTTTATACGCTGAGTCCGGGACAAAACCCCGACCTGTTTAAAGGTCATGAAACCGTAACGGGTCCATATTACAAGGAGTTCCGAAATACTGAAAAAAATGAACCGGGTTCATGGCACGACGCTACCTTTGGCAGGTATTTTTCGGCAGTCGTAAAGATAGATACGCTGGGAAGCGGAGGTATGGGTACAGGGGGCGAAGCACTGAGAACAGGCGCTACCTACCCTGTAAAAATTCATCTGACAGCTGAGCAGATTTTTGAGCAGGTCGAACTCACCTGGACTACACCTGTAGAAATTCAGACTGAAACATATGAAGTGTACCGGGCAGGCGACCGGGGAATCTTTGAAAAGATCGGAGAACTAGCAGCCGGTGGGGTTAGCCTTCAGCCGGTGAGCTATTCGTTTACCGATGAAACACCGGAGAAAGGCAAAAATCAGTACTACCTCAAACTGATTCATTCACACGGCCTTGAAGTGTATTCAGATACCTTCACCATCGCGTTTGATGTTTCTAAACTGGTTCGGGTATATCCCAATCCATTTCAGGAAAAACTCCAGATAAAATTTGCTTCCACCGCTGATGCGCCCGTAGCTTTTGGCATCTACAACGGAAACTGGCAGGAACTGGCAAAATATACATGGGAGCAAAAAGACCATTTTGCACATGAAGTTGAAATAGCGGGTCTGTCCCCCGGTATATACTTCTATGTAATATTCTATAAGGGCCAGACCTTCAGAGGGAAAATTGTACGAACACCGTAA
- the recA gene encoding recombinase RecA, with translation MAKDIKSEKLKSLMMTVDKLEKTYGKGIVMKLSDNPVSDVPALSTGSLGLDIALGIGGIPRGRIVEIYGPESSGKTTLAMHMIAEAQKSGGLAAFIDAEHAFDRTYAEKLGIDTENLYVSQPDYGEQALEIAEYLIRSSAIDIVVIDSVAALTPKAEIEGEMGDSKMGLQARLMSQALRKLTAAISKTNCVCIFINQLRDKIGVMFGNPETTTGGNALKFYASVRLDIRRTAQIKEGTDSIGNRVKVKVVKNKVAPPFKFAEFDIMFGEGVSIEGEVLDLAVEEDIVQKAGSWFSYSGDKLGQGRDAAKRMLSDNPELMEEIKAKVMAVKGIGAGASASKARTKSSENIIEDEVESELAE, from the coding sequence ATGGCAAAAGATATCAAATCTGAAAAACTGAAGTCCCTCATGATGACCGTAGATAAGCTGGAAAAGACCTACGGTAAAGGGATTGTAATGAAACTGAGCGATAATCCGGTTTCTGATGTGCCGGCTCTGTCTACGGGTTCGCTTGGTCTGGATATAGCTTTGGGGATCGGTGGTATTCCCCGTGGAAGAATTGTGGAAATCTACGGCCCTGAATCTTCAGGTAAGACTACTCTGGCAATGCATATGATTGCCGAAGCGCAAAAATCAGGAGGACTGGCTGCATTTATTGATGCAGAACATGCCTTTGACCGCACCTATGCAGAAAAACTGGGAATTGATACGGAGAACCTGTATGTCTCTCAGCCAGATTATGGTGAGCAGGCACTGGAAATCGCCGAATACCTGATTCGCTCCAGTGCAATTGATATTGTAGTCATTGACTCCGTCGCAGCACTGACCCCTAAAGCTGAGATTGAAGGTGAAATGGGCGACTCTAAAATGGGCTTACAGGCTCGTCTCATGTCTCAGGCGTTGCGTAAACTTACTGCGGCCATCTCCAAAACTAACTGTGTTTGTATATTTATCAACCAGCTTCGCGATAAAATTGGTGTAATGTTTGGCAACCCTGAAACCACTACTGGGGGTAATGCCTTGAAATTTTACGCCTCTGTTCGTCTGGATATTCGCCGTACTGCGCAGATTAAAGAAGGTACTGATAGCATAGGTAACCGTGTAAAAGTAAAAGTGGTGAAAAATAAAGTAGCCCCTCCCTTTAAGTTTGCTGAATTTGATATCATGTTTGGTGAAGGTGTGTCCATTGAAGGTGAAGTGCTGGATCTGGCCGTAGAAGAGGATATCGTACAAAAGGCGGGCTCCTGGTTTAGTTATAGTGGCGACAAACTCGGACAGGGAAGAGACGCTGCCAAACGGATGCTGTCAGACAATCCTGAACTGATGGAGGAAATAAAAGCAAAGGTAATGGCTGTGAAGGGAATTGGTGCCGGCGCCAGTGCCAGTAAAGCCCGCACAAAATCTTCCGAAAACATTATAGAAGACGAAGTGGAATCTGAACTTGCAGAATAG
- a CDS encoding peptidylprolyl isomerase, translated as MNSNSYFVFLIVGIILGSGCGKETQVAVEPDVIMVTDYGEVGLQLYDETPIHRDNFLKLAKSGFYDSLMFHRVIYDFMIQAGDPRTRNESTMQDTTLGDDPGYTLPAEIIESFIHTRGKLAAARYPDDMNPEWRSSGSQFYIVTGAPATSARLDTMEMQYNYVRKGRYFTDWQAVVGKGEFSGTFDEYLKAENFEDYRYTPAQRNAYKNEGGAPWLDFQYTIFGEVVSGMNVVDKIGKEGTDAYNRPVKPIRILKMIVPDTH; from the coding sequence ATGAATTCTAATTCGTACTTTGTTTTTCTGATAGTAGGTATAATACTTGGATCAGGATGTGGGAAAGAAACCCAGGTAGCAGTCGAACCAGATGTCATCATGGTCACAGACTATGGTGAAGTCGGGTTACAGTTATATGATGAGACCCCCATTCACAGGGATAATTTTCTCAAGCTCGCCAAATCGGGGTTTTATGATAGTTTAATGTTTCATCGGGTGATTTACGATTTTATGATCCAGGCGGGAGATCCTCGTACCAGGAACGAATCGACCATGCAGGATACTACTTTGGGTGATGATCCGGGTTATACGCTGCCGGCAGAGATTATCGAATCATTTATTCATACGCGGGGGAAACTTGCCGCAGCAAGATATCCTGACGATATGAATCCGGAATGGCGGTCATCGGGCAGCCAGTTTTATATTGTAACTGGTGCGCCGGCTACCTCAGCAAGACTGGACACGATGGAGATGCAGTACAACTATGTGCGGAAAGGTCGGTATTTTACTGATTGGCAGGCAGTTGTAGGAAAAGGGGAATTTTCTGGTACATTTGATGAGTACCTGAAAGCGGAGAATTTTGAGGATTATCGATATACCCCTGCTCAACGCAATGCATATAAAAATGAGGGTGGAGCACCCTGGCTGGATTTTCAATATACAATATTTGGCGAAGTTGTGAGTGGGATGAATGTTGTTGACAAGATTGGTAAAGAAGGAACAGATGCCTACAACCGTCCGGTAAAACCAATACGAATTTTAAAAATGATTGTCCCCGATACGCATTAA
- a CDS encoding co-chaperone GroES family protein: MEETETKLDKLIIIGDRILIKLRNQEDRTESGLYLPPGVGDKEKVQTGFVMKVGPGYPIPMPPEDDEPWKDRQEGIKYIPLQAKEGDVAIFLQKDAYEVMYAGEKYFIVSQHAILMLERDEGLFE; encoded by the coding sequence ATGGAAGAAACAGAGACGAAGCTGGATAAACTGATTATCATTGGAGATAGGATCTTGATAAAACTTCGTAACCAGGAAGACCGGACAGAAAGCGGGCTATATCTGCCTCCAGGCGTTGGAGACAAGGAAAAAGTACAAACAGGATTTGTTATGAAAGTGGGGCCCGGTTATCCGATTCCGATGCCACCCGAAGATGATGAGCCGTGGAAAGACCGGCAGGAAGGCATAAAATACATACCACTTCAGGCAAAAGAAGGAGACGTGGCTATATTCCTGCAGAAGGATGCTTATGAAGTGATGTATGCTGGTGAAAAATACTTTATTGTGAGCCAGCATGCGATTCTGATGTTAGAGCGGGACGAAGGATTGTTTGAGTAA
- a CDS encoding gliding motility-associated C-terminal domain-containing protein, with product MHAKVTVLKYLVYSCLALVISVITGYSAYATHAMGSDLRYECLGGNTYRITLTIYRDCIGSNLTDKQNIVFRSDSCGIAPYILKADRTSLIELSPLCPSQQPSSTCNGGILPGVEEHTYQIVTTLPQQCPDWNISWQLCCRNYAITNSVVTTITRMYIEATLDNLNVTCNNSPYFTVAPVPFLCEGQPFLFNNGVKDDDGDSLVFELTDPLDYIGGIPVPVPYNPGFSVSYPMATNPPGSFNFDPNSGQFAFQPNGLQQGIVALRVKEYRNGVLIGSTMRDIQMVVIFCTNQTPLINTPINVSGGQLNGNTFSVCAGNTLTFDMSAIDPDTGDTLSIFYNLGNAAPNATLGFSGINPVNGSFSWATTVADTGNYFFSVSVADNGCPIIGKSNVGYNIIVNDGEILPSNHTLICPASDSLVQLIASTPNPGGTGTYLWTPATGLSNPNIRNPIVNTSGATFPINYIVSYTSNVPGTCPIIEPFTIDSEGVLELTTDPVVHICAGDSAQLNASFSLSGNPVPFTFSWDPPIALSNTGIPNPIASPTSNTLYQVTVSTLNCNYIDSVLVIVDDIPLLNPFSNPTICEGNSVTLIPTGLNIDSANFQWTPVTGLSDPTIRNPVASPTATTTYTLTVSNGCGTSVQNVTINVTPPLTVTMSSSDVQCNGANDGTATVVTYGGAGGNSFVWTPNVSSSASAINLPAGTYSVVVQDAASCTDTGVVVISEPAPLIPAITGTTDIFCAGDSTGTISVSASGGTPNYTYAIDGVNFVSVPVFSFLTAGTYTFTVMDDNGCTANIPGIAINQPNTPLVAVLDSQINTNCSNNLGSVFVSASGGTPSYIFEIPGYSPPSASGTVSGLFPGTYFTIVTDSLGCTDTVSAEILEISDPWGQVDSIKPVSCYGGSDGEVWISATDGMPPYQFSIDNGPYINSTHFTGLAPGPHFISIIDADICEYSLAFFITEPDSLYGLVGNKIDVECNGEFTGQATIIAKGGTSPFQMSLDGGPFGSPNIFFNLAAGNYTVTIRDIKGCEADVPFEILEPLPLNAVIAQKEDISCFGLHDGMIVVQALGGVPDFTYSIDGVNYVNDSIFPNLGAGSYTLYVKDKFDCPDSVTVQIIEPSLVGVNVVNTSDADCFGTPSGTITLAGTGGTQPYVFSVDTANTFVPGPTLNNLPAGPYAIILRDANGCTAETTAEINEPPKLLGEIDVTELRCLGDSNAIATAMITGGVPPYRYEWTTGATTQTITNLPAGNYVVLVSDANDCQISVSTEVIGPPLFAFDTTLYTDVTCFGGTDGSAFVEATGGLPPYIYTWSNGGDNQAVFDLAAGDYVITVTDTNNCVLIDTVTISQPDPIVIEIIDIENAFCNLDNGAATVQASGGIPEYRYTWQTTPPQEGPTATNLYGIPFGGPYTVTVTDSNNCVQTLEVAVGTQDPPIADFEHDLGISDTIIFNEKGVRFTNLSQGAIAYHWEFGDGGESDEENPTHTYRKEGIYTVMLIAYDTNFGCPDTATKTFYLIPPGAIYVPNAFTPNGDGHNDNFFPVGIGVVRMNMDIYDRWGHHLVTLYNMSEYWNGRNKNGNAVQEGVYVWVIDATINDGTRVQRAGTVTLIR from the coding sequence ATGCACGCAAAGGTTACTGTCCTGAAATATCTGGTTTATTCCTGTCTTGCACTTGTCATTTCAGTCATCACAGGTTATTCTGCTTATGCAACCCATGCAATGGGGTCTGATCTCAGATATGAATGTCTGGGAGGAAATACCTATCGCATTACCCTTACGATTTACAGAGATTGTATTGGATCCAATCTTACTGATAAACAGAATATCGTATTTCGTTCTGACTCATGTGGAATTGCGCCTTACATCTTAAAAGCTGACCGGACATCGCTGATAGAGTTGTCTCCGCTTTGTCCATCACAACAGCCCAGCAGTACGTGTAATGGTGGCATTTTACCTGGTGTAGAGGAGCATACGTACCAGATTGTCACTACCCTGCCCCAACAATGTCCCGACTGGAATATCAGCTGGCAGCTTTGTTGCCGCAATTATGCCATCACCAATTCTGTGGTCACTACCATTACTCGTATGTATATCGAGGCAACCCTCGACAACCTGAATGTAACCTGCAACAATTCACCGTACTTTACGGTCGCTCCTGTGCCTTTCCTCTGTGAGGGACAGCCTTTTCTCTTTAATAATGGCGTAAAGGACGATGATGGGGATTCGCTGGTTTTCGAACTGACTGATCCATTGGATTATATTGGAGGAATTCCGGTTCCGGTTCCCTACAATCCTGGTTTTAGTGTATCTTACCCAATGGCGACCAACCCTCCGGGGTCATTCAACTTTGATCCAAACTCCGGTCAGTTTGCTTTTCAGCCCAATGGACTTCAGCAAGGTATTGTCGCGCTTCGGGTCAAAGAATACCGAAACGGGGTACTCATCGGTTCTACCATGCGCGATATCCAGATGGTGGTGATATTCTGTACCAATCAGACACCTTTAATCAACACCCCTATCAATGTCAGCGGAGGTCAGTTGAATGGCAATACTTTCTCGGTGTGTGCCGGAAATACCCTTACGTTCGACATGTCAGCCATTGACCCTGATACCGGTGATACGCTTTCTATTTTCTATAATCTCGGAAATGCTGCCCCCAACGCGACCCTTGGCTTTTCAGGTATTAACCCGGTAAATGGTTCCTTCTCATGGGCAACCACAGTGGCTGATACCGGCAATTACTTTTTCTCCGTTTCGGTAGCGGACAATGGGTGCCCGATTATCGGAAAATCTAATGTGGGCTATAATATTATCGTCAACGACGGTGAAATTTTGCCCTCAAATCATACCCTGATCTGTCCTGCAAGCGATTCGTTGGTTCAGCTCATAGCTTCGACCCCCAATCCTGGCGGTACAGGTACTTATTTATGGACCCCCGCTACAGGGCTCAGCAACCCTAATATCCGCAACCCGATTGTCAATACTTCAGGCGCAACTTTCCCGATCAATTATATCGTCTCCTACACCAGCAATGTTCCCGGCACATGCCCGATTATAGAACCGTTTACCATTGATTCGGAAGGCGTGCTGGAACTAACGACTGATCCGGTTGTACATATTTGCGCAGGCGATTCGGCACAGTTGAATGCCTCTTTTTCTCTTTCAGGCAATCCTGTACCGTTTACCTTCTCCTGGGACCCCCCCATTGCACTGAGCAATACGGGTATCCCCAACCCCATCGCATCGCCAACCAGTAATACGCTCTATCAGGTGACTGTTTCTACGCTAAATTGTAATTATATAGACAGTGTACTGGTAATCGTAGACGATATACCTTTGCTCAATCCTTTCTCCAATCCCACCATTTGCGAAGGCAACAGTGTAACATTGATTCCAACCGGTCTTAATATCGACAGTGCCAATTTTCAGTGGACGCCGGTCACCGGGCTTAGCGACCCGACCATAAGAAACCCGGTGGCTAGCCCTACCGCTACCACAACTTACACACTTACCGTAAGCAATGGCTGCGGTACATCTGTACAAAATGTCACGATCAACGTTACCCCCCCGCTGACTGTAACCATGAGTTCTTCAGACGTACAGTGCAACGGTGCCAATGACGGAACAGCAACTGTCGTTACCTATGGAGGCGCGGGTGGAAACAGTTTTGTATGGACACCCAACGTTTCCAGCAGTGCTTCAGCGATAAACCTGCCAGCGGGAACATATTCGGTGGTCGTGCAAGATGCAGCCAGCTGTACAGATACAGGCGTAGTAGTGATATCCGAACCAGCACCGCTTATTCCGGCAATAACAGGTACGACAGATATCTTTTGTGCTGGCGACAGTACCGGAACCATCTCCGTATCTGCTTCCGGAGGTACACCCAATTATACCTACGCCATAGACGGTGTCAATTTTGTATCTGTGCCTGTATTCTCCTTCCTCACTGCCGGCACCTACACTTTCACGGTAATGGATGACAATGGGTGTACAGCCAATATCCCCGGTATTGCCATCAATCAACCTAATACCCCACTTGTTGCAGTTCTCGACAGCCAGATAAATACCAATTGCAGCAATAACCTGGGCTCTGTATTTGTTTCTGCCTCAGGTGGTACGCCTTCATATATTTTTGAAATACCCGGTTATAGCCCACCATCGGCCAGTGGAACAGTCTCCGGACTTTTTCCGGGAACCTATTTCACCATTGTCACAGACTCACTGGGTTGTACGGATACGGTTTCAGCAGAAATCCTTGAAATTTCTGATCCATGGGGACAGGTAGACTCGATCAAGCCAGTCTCGTGTTATGGCGGATCAGACGGAGAAGTCTGGATCTCTGCGACAGATGGTATGCCACCCTATCAGTTTTCTATTGATAATGGTCCATATATCAACAGTACCCATTTTACAGGCCTGGCACCCGGCCCTCACTTCATCTCCATAATAGATGCCGATATATGTGAATATAGTCTGGCCTTCTTCATTACCGAACCAGATTCTCTTTATGGACTGGTAGGCAATAAAATTGATGTAGAATGTAATGGTGAATTCACCGGGCAAGCCACTATTATTGCGAAAGGGGGAACTTCGCCTTTTCAGATGTCCCTGGATGGAGGCCCGTTTGGATCCCCCAATATTTTCTTCAACCTGGCAGCAGGAAATTATACGGTTACGATCAGAGATATAAAGGGTTGTGAAGCAGATGTTCCCTTTGAAATACTGGAACCGCTACCGTTGAATGCTGTCATCGCACAAAAAGAGGATATCTCCTGCTTTGGGCTTCATGATGGAATGATCGTAGTACAAGCTTTGGGAGGTGTGCCAGACTTTACCTATTCGATCGATGGAGTCAATTATGTCAATGACAGCATTTTCCCCAATCTGGGCGCAGGTTCTTACACTTTGTATGTCAAGGACAAATTTGACTGCCCCGACTCTGTAACTGTTCAGATTATAGAACCCTCTCTGGTGGGCGTAAATGTTGTCAATACCAGTGATGCTGATTGTTTTGGTACGCCATCAGGTACGATTACTCTTGCAGGAACCGGCGGTACTCAACCTTATGTTTTTTCGGTTGATACTGCCAATACATTTGTGCCAGGCCCCACACTAAATAATCTTCCCGCAGGCCCTTATGCAATCATTCTCAGAGATGCAAATGGGTGTACGGCAGAAACTACCGCAGAAATCAACGAACCGCCCAAACTCCTGGGAGAAATAGACGTAACCGAATTGCGCTGCCTCGGAGATAGCAATGCGATTGCAACTGCCATGATCACTGGCGGAGTGCCTCCCTACCGCTACGAATGGACGACAGGCGCAACCACTCAGACCATTACCAATCTACCCGCAGGAAACTATGTGGTACTCGTCAGTGATGCCAATGACTGCCAGATTTCCGTAAGTACAGAAGTAATCGGGCCACCCCTGTTTGCATTTGATACTACCCTGTACACTGACGTAACCTGCTTTGGGGGTACCGATGGATCTGCTTTTGTTGAGGCTACGGGCGGACTCCCCCCCTATATCTACACATGGTCCAACGGAGGCGACAATCAGGCTGTATTTGATCTCGCTGCCGGAGACTACGTAATTACGGTCACTGATACCAACAACTGTGTGCTGATTGATACCGTTACGATTTCTCAACCAGATCCTATTGTCATTGAAATTATTGACATCGAGAATGCTTTCTGTAATCTCGACAATGGCGCTGCAACCGTACAGGCAAGTGGCGGTATTCCCGAATATCGCTATACCTGGCAAACTACTCCGCCCCAGGAAGGCCCTACCGCCACCAATTTATATGGAATCCCTTTTGGCGGTCCCTACACCGTAACGGTAACAGACTCCAACAACTGCGTGCAGACACTGGAAGTTGCCGTGGGTACACAAGACCCTCCGATTGCAGATTTTGAGCATGATCTGGGGATCAGCGATACCATTATTTTCAATGAAAAGGGTGTCAGGTTTACCAATCTCTCTCAGGGTGCGATAGCCTATCACTGGGAATTTGGCGATGGCGGGGAATCAGATGAAGAAAACCCCACTCATACCTATCGCAAAGAGGGTATCTACACAGTAATGCTGATTGCTTACGATACAAATTTTGGCTGCCCCGACACAGCAACCAAAACTTTCTACCTGATACCGCCCGGAGCCATCTATGTTCCCAATGCATTTACCCCCAATGGAGACGGACATAATGACAATTTCTTCCCTGTGGGTATCGGTGTAGTGCGAATGAATATGGATATCTACGATCGCTGGGGGCATCACCTCGTAACGCTGTACAATATGTCTGAGTACTGGAATGGCCGAAACAAGAATGGAAATGCCGTTCAGGAAGGCGTATATGTCTGGGTTATTGATGCTACTATTAACGATGGAACCCGGGTACAACGAGCAGGAACCGTAACATTAATCCGGTAA